The Cucurbita pepo subsp. pepo cultivar mu-cu-16 chromosome LG08, ASM280686v2, whole genome shotgun sequence genome contains a region encoding:
- the LOC111800314 gene encoding putative receptor-like protein kinase At3g47110 encodes MSAWNDSMHFCDWVGVSCNQSIRRVVGLSLEARKLSGSIPPSLGNLTYLTEIRLGDNNLHGQIPQEFGRLLRLRHLNLSFNNFSGEIPVNISHCTELVVLTIGANRLEGQIPSQFFTLTKLELLGFGVNNLTGTIPPWIGNFSSMLRLSFAKNNFQGDIPNGVGRLHRLKFFTVYGNYFTGSVPLSIYNITSLNYFSVTQNRLQVLVPPNNGFSLPNLQIFYGAINNFNGPIPTFFANASSLQEIDLSENNFTGKIPEDLGNLNDLVLLNFDDNRLGTGKVGDLSFISSLTNCTSLSILGAAGNHFGGVLPPSITNLSDQFTSLTLGENMLSGGLPVGIENLINLQVFAVENNYLNGSVPLNVGKLQNLAKLYLQGNKLSGPIPSSIGNLSLIIELRLNDNELDGSIPPSLGRCKRLQALDLSNNKLSGTIPEEVLSLPSLSLFLALAQNSLTGPLPAQVGELISLSELDLSENMLSGNIPEDLGKCIGLIHLFLDHNLFEGTIPQSLEALKGLEALDLSSNNLSGPIPQFLDQFLALKYLNLSYNSLCGGFQHLHLPSCMPNPTHSSNKFLTKKVLACTISTVTSAIVILSILLVCLMLKKSRKNASNSSSNSKDFLLQVSYLQLSRSTDGFSRDNLIGSGSFGSVYKGSLSNDGLIVAIKVVNLQQEGASKSFVDECKALANIRHRNLLKIITSVSSIDGQGNEFKALVFDFMSNGNLDRWLHPTNQGENQRRLSLIQRLNSAIDIACALDYLHNHCETPIVHCDLKPSNVLLDDDMVAHVGDFGLARFMLEGSNDQSSFSQTMSLALKGSIGYIPPEYATGGRVSSEGDIFSYGILLLEMIIGKRPTDSAFHSGVDIHMFTSMALSHGALAIIDPYLLYEETRCQEEEKEDRIQEIAIMMGEDNHGRETVPRWMEECVVSIMRIGLSCSSTVPRERTSMNMVVDELQKIRSCYLKFKKALGS; translated from the exons ATGAGTGCTTGGAACGATTCCATGCATTTTTGCGATTGGGTTGGCGTTTCTTGCAATCAAAGCATCAGAAGAGTTGTGGGTTTGAGCTTGGAAGCTCGAAAGCTGAGTGGTTCGATACCACCTTCTCTGGGGAATCTTACTTATCTCACTGAAATCAGATTGGGAGACAACAACTTGCATGGCCAAATTCCCCAAGAGTTTGGTCGACTGCTACGATTGCGTCATCTCAATTTGTCTTTTAATAACTTCAGTGGTGAGATTCCAGTGAATATAAGTCATTGCACTGAGCTGGTTGTTCTGACAATTGGTGCCAATAGGCTTGAAGGTCAAATTCCATCCCAATTCTTCACGTTAACCAAGTTGGAGCTTCTCGGGTTTGGTGTCAACAATTTGACTGGAACTATCCCACCTTGGATAggtaatttttcttcaatgctTCGTTTGTCATTCGCAAAGAACAACTTTCAAGGAGACATTCCCAATGGAGTTGGACGTCTGCATAGATTGAAATTCTTCACAGTTTATGGAAACTACTTCACAGGGTCAGTGCCGCTTTCAATCTATAATATAACttctttgaattatttttctgttacTCAGAATCGATTGCAAGTCCTAGTACCACCAAATAATGGATTTTCTCTTCCCAATCTTCAGATTTTTTATGGTGCTATCAACAATTTCAACGGGCCTATTCCCACGTTTTTTGCGAATGCCTCAAGTCTTCAAGAAATAGATCTTTCTGAGAATAATTTCACTGGTAAAATACCTGAGGACCTGGGGAACTTAAACGACTTGGTGTTACTAAATTTTGATGACAATAGACTTGGAACTGGGAAAGTTGGTGACTTGAGTTTTATCAGTTCCTTGACTAATTGTACCAGTCTAAGCATACTGGGTGCTGCTGGGAATCATTTTGGTGGAGTATTGCCTCCATCTATTACCAACTTGTCAGACCAATTCACAAGCCTAACCTTAGGTGAAAATATGTTAAGTGGAGGCCTTCCAGTAGGGATTGAAAACTTGATTAACTTGCAAGTTTTCGCTGTGGAAAATAACTACTTGAATGGTAGTGTCCCTCTCAATGTTGGTAAGCTTCAAAACTTGGCCAAATTGTATTTGCAAGGTAACAAACTAAGTGGGCCAATTCCATCATCCATTGGTAACTTGTCCTTGATCATCGAGCTTCGTTTGAATGATAACGAACTTGATGGAAGTATACCACCAAGCTTAGGACGATGCAAAAGACTTCAAGCTCTTGACCTATCTAATAATAAGCTAAGTGGTACCATACCCGAGGAAGTTCTCAGTCTCCCTTCCCTTTCACTCTTTTTGGCCTTGGCTCAGAACTCACTCACTGGTCCATTACCAGCTCAAGTGGGagaattaattagtttatctGAGTTGGATCTGTCAGAGAACATGTTATCAGGAAATATTCCCGAAGACCTTGGTAAATGTATTGGCCTGAttcatttgtttttggatCATAACCTATTTGAGGGAACAATTCCTCAATCTTTGGAAGCTTTGAAAGGTCTAGAAGCACTTGATCTTTCAAGCAACAACTTGTCTGGGCCAATTCCCCAATTTCTTGACCAGTTTCTTGCACTCAAGTATCTCAATCTATCCTATAATAGTCTATGTGGTGGTTTTCAACACTTACATTTACCTTCATGCATGCCTAACCCAACACATTCATCCAACAAGTTTCTGACAAAAAAGGTGTTAGCCTGTACAATATCTACAGTCACATCTGCCATTGTTATTTTGAGCATCCTTCTTGTGTGTTTAATGCTTAAGAAGTCGAGGAAGAATGCTTCGAATTCATCTTCCAACTCCAAGGATTTTCTATTGCAAGTTTCCTACTTACAACTCAGTAGATCAACTGACGGGTTCTCTAGAGACAATTTGATTGGTTCAGGTAGTTTCGGTTCTGTGTATAAAGGTTCTCTGTCAAATGATGGATTGATTGTTGCAATCAAAGTTGTAAACCTCCAACAAGAAGGTGCTTCCAAAAGTTTTGTTGATGAATGCAAAGCTCTTGCAAATATACGACATCGAAATCTACTAAAGATCATAACTTCTGTCTCGAGCATCGATGGACAAGGCAATGAGTTTAAAGCTCTAGTTTTCGATTTCATGTCCAATGGAAACTTGGACCGTTGGCTTCACCCTACAAATCAAGGGGAGAATCAAAGAAGGTTGAGTCTTATCCAGAGACTAAATAGTGCCATTGATATTGCTTGTGCATTAGATTATCTTCACAATCATTGCGAAACACCTATTGTTCACTGTGATCTAAAGCCTAGCAATGTATTGCTGGACGATGATATGGTAGCCCATGTAGGGGACTTTGGTTTAGCAAGATTCATGTTGGAAGGCTCAAATGATCAATCATCTTTCAGCCAAACCATGTCACTTGCGCTTAAGGGGTCGATCGGGTATATCCCTCcag AGTATGCCACTGGTGGTAGAGTTTCCAGTGAAGGAGATATTTTCAGCTACGGAATACTACTATTGGAGATGATCATTGGAAAAAGACCCACAGACAGCGCGTTTCACAGTGGCGTAGATATTCATATGTTCACTTCAATGGCATTGTCTCATGGAGCGTTGGCCATAATTGACCCTTATTTGCTATATGAAGAAACACGTTgtcaagaagaagagaaggaagataGAATACAAGAAATAGCAATAATGATGGGTGAAGATAATCATGGTAGAGAAACTGTACCAAGATGGATGGAGGAATGTGTAGTTTCAATAATGAGAATTGGGTTATCATGCTCTTCAACTGTGCCTCGAGAAAGAACGTCCATGAATATGGTTGTTGACGAATTGCAGAAAATAAGAAGCTGCTATCTCAAGTTTAAGAAGGCACTGGGTTCCTGA